Part of the Methanobacteriaceae archaeon genome, ATTCTCGGTCATCTTGGTGAACCGAGGGTATAAATTTTTTGCCAATTAATTCTTCTTCTGTTTTGCCGAACATTTCACAGTAGCTGGGGCTGACAAAAAGGAATCTTCCTTCGGTATCTAACTCGACCACCATATCTTTCTGACCTTCAACCAGAAGACGGTACTTCTCTTCACTTTCCCTTAATTCCATTTCCATCTGGTTTTTATAAATAGCAAGTTCTATGGCATATTTAAGTTCATTAGCATCATAAGGTTTAATTATATATCCATGGGGCCCGGTTAGTTTGGCTCTTTCAATTGTAGGTTCTTCAGAATGAGCAGTTAAATATATGACTGGGATATTTAAGTTTTTAATCTTAGAAGCCGCTTCAATACCATCAGTATCCCCTTTAAGAACGATATCCATCAAAATAAGATCGGGCATAATCTCTAAAGCTTTCTCTACAGCTTCTTTGCCACCGGAAGCGACATATGGAATCTCATAACCGAAGGATTCCAAGGTTTGCTTAATATTCATGGCTTCTATACTCTCATCCTCAACTATAAGAACTTTGACCATTTTTGTCCCCACCTATAATAATTTAGAATCTCTTCCCATTCTAAAATATCTTATACTCTTTTATAATCTCTCTTCATACTGTAATTCTTTAAATTTGATTTTGAATTCAGATCCATGATTTCGATTAAATTCAATTTTTGCTTCAAGTTGTTTAATTAAGCTGTTTACTAATTCAAATCCTAGTTTTGTTGGTTTTTTAATTCCCATACCTTCGGGTAATCCCACACCATTATCTTTAATTATCAATTCAATTTCTTCACCCTTAGAATGCAAAGATATGAATATTTCACCTTCCGAATCAGGAAATGCGTATTTCAGACTGTTGATTACTAGTTCATTTATGATAAGACCAAGCGGTATGGCTGTTTCCATGTTGAGTGAAGTATCAACAATATCAGTTACAAATTTGATGTTAGAATCGGATGCATATATGGTAAAAAGTTGAGAGGCCAAGCTAGTTAAATATTCTTTAAATTTAATACTTGAAAGATCGTTTGATTGGTAAAGAATCCCATGAATAAGACCCATAGATGTAATCCTATCCTGAGCTTTCATAAAAAGTGAATTATCTCTTTTATCAAAAACCTGAGAAGATTCCAGACTCAAGAGGCTGGAAATAATCTGCATATTGTTATAAACCCTATGATGTATTTCCCTTAATAGCATCTCTTTTTCTTTTATAGCTTTTAATAATTGCTTTTCAGCTTCTTTACGTTCTTTAATTTCATCTTTTAGTAAAATATTAGCATTAGTCAGTTCATTTGTTCGTTTTTCAACTGTTATCTCAAGATTATCCATATGTTCCTGAAGTTGTTCTTCCACTTTTTTGAGTTGGGTGATGTCTCTTGCCGCTGCAAAAACCCCTATAACCTGATCTTTTTCATCTTTATATATTGAAGCATTATACAAAACCGGAGTTATATCACCATTTTTATGCTTAATTTCAAGAGGATAATCTTTAACAGAACCTTTTAGGAACACTTCTTCGTATACCTTTTTTGCTTTATCAGAATCAGTAAAATATACTGAAAAATCAGTGCTGATAATCTGGTCCCTAGAATAACCCGTAACTAATTCAACAGATTTATTAAGATCAGTTATCTTCCCATCAGGACCAATAATAAATAAAGGATCAATATTAACCTCAAGCAAACTCCTAGTATAAAGCTGGATAAATTTCAATGCTTCTTCTGCATTTTTACGATCAGTAATGTCTCTTTGAATTGTTGAAATTCCAATCAGGTTTCCATAGGCATCCAAAAGTGGAGATTCAGAGATGGATAGATTTATTTCAGTACCATCCTTCCTTATTCGAGTAGTATCATGGTGGAAAACCCTAATTCCCTCTTTAATCTTCTCAGTAATCTGCTTTCTTTCTTCTTTCAGGTGATTAGGTGCAAGCATGGAACTGTTTTTTCCAACAACTTCTTCAGATGAATAGCCATATATGGCTTCCGCACCCCTGTTCCATGAAGTTATCATTCCTTCTAGAGTTTTACTGATAATGGCATCATCTGATGATCCTATAATATTTGCCAGTCTTTGGATTTGTATTTCTGCATTTTTACGTTCAGTGATATCTCTTGCTGCTGCGAAAACTCCTATAATTTGATCTTTTTCATCTTTATATATTGAAGCATTATACAAAACCGGAGTTATATCACCATTTTTATGCCGAATTTCCAGAGGATAATCTTTTACAAACCCTTCAAGAAACACTTCTTTATAAATAGTCCTTGCTTTATCGGGATTGGTGAAATAATCAGAAAAATCCCGTCCAATAATCTGGTCCCGCGCATAACCCGTTACTAACTCAACAGCTTTATTAAGATCAGTAATCTTTCCATCAGGACCAATAATGAATAAAGGATCAATATTAACCTCAAGCAAACTCCTATTATAAAGACTCACCCTTAATTCTTCTTCAGATTCTAATTTTTCGGCAGATCTCTCTTTGACATTTAATTCTGCATTATATTTTGCATTGACCAGAGATTTTTCTGTTTTTTTTAGTTCGGTGATGTCTTCTGATATACCCAGGAGATATTGGGGGTTTCCTTCTTTATTAAAAATAGGGATTTTTTTAGTGTGTAATACTCTTTGACCAAAATTTTTGGTTTCAATAATTTCTTCGGGAATATCTAATAATTTCTTGTTTTGAAGAACTTCCCTATCTTTTTGTGTGAAAAAATCCGCTTCTTCTTTTGGAAAAAAGTCATAGTCCGTTTTACCCACTAATTCTTCTCTGGAATGCCCCAGCAATTCTTCCCCTGCCTTGTTAACCATTTCAAATTGAAGTTTGTCCGCACTTTTTATAAAAATCATGTTGGGAATATTTTCCATGATATTTCCCAGAAATTCATTATTAATGCATTCATTCAATTCATTTTTCATCTGTTTTTTGTAAATGGCAAGCTCTATGGCATATTTAAGTTCAAGAGGAGTGTAGGGTTTAAAAATAAATTCATGTGGTTCTGTGAGTTTGATTTTTTCAATTTTAATTTCTTTAGAATGAGCAGTTAAAAATATTACAGGTATATCCAACTTTTTAATCTTAGAAACAGTTTCAATACTACCTATATCGCCTTTAACAATATCTATCAAAATAAGATCTGTTTTAATCTCTAAAACTTTCTCCACAGCTTCTTTGTTACTGGAAGCGACATACGGGACTTCATAACCAAAAGATTCTAGTGTACGCTTAAGACCTCTGGATTCTATGCTCTTATCCTCAACTATAAGAACTTTGACCATTTTTGCCTCCAACTATAAAAAAATAAAAACACGTTCTATAATAATAATAATATGTCCTATTTATTATATTAAAATTGTGAATGCCAGCCCAATTTCATTAAAAAAAATTAATAATGATTTTGCATTTCATCCAGATTTCAAAAATCCCATTATATAAATTATTTAGATTAAATGAGAGAACTGGTTAAAAAAATAAAATTTTAAAACTATGGATCCTGATTAGTTATAATCGGTCTAAATATATGCTTTATTAATAAATACGGATTGTCACTGTAGTTTCAATGGTTTTATAAAGAGTGAAATAATGAAGCTTATTAAAAATATGATAGATACAAAAACAAATGCAGTTTTCATTGCACTACGGACAGTTTTGTTAATAATTGTATACAATAAAGAGTTTTTATTCCCTTGTAAGACTTCATAGGTTGTTGTATTCTTTTTTTCTTGATATATGTCCAATTTTTGATTGATTTCACTTTTAGTAAATTGGCCGGGATAAACCTGATCATAAGCTGAATATAATCCATTTATGGTTCCTAGTATGAGTATAATCCCTATAACTGCAGTTCCCATGGCTGACCCAAGATTTGAACTTGTGGACATAATACCGGTGGCATCAGCTTGCTTATCTGAGCTTGCAGAAGATAATATTACATTAGCTGTTAATGGCAGTGCTAAACCCAAGCCCATCCCCAGAAATAATGTTCCCGGGATAATATTATAAACATGAGTATCTAAGTCGAACTGAGAACTGAGATAATAACTGGATAATAAGGCTATTAAAAATCCTATGGAAATGAGATGGTGGGGTGCAATTCGATTTGATATTTTGGAGGAGGCTAAAGAAAAGATCAAAACCCCAATAGTTAGTGGTAAAATAGCAAGGCCCGTTGTAAATGCATCGGCTCCAGTCTCCTGCTGGAAAAAAACAGGTAATATGAAAACCGCTCCTGCAAGGGCCAGATTTAGTACCAATCTGCAAAGTGTACCTAGGGCAAAGTTTCTATTTCTAAACAATCTGATATCCGTAAGAGGCATTTCATCCCTATTTATAACTCTTTTTTCTCGGAAATAGAATAATATTAATAGTAATATTCCTATTCCCATTATAAATGCAGGTACTTCCAAGTTTTCAATAGAATTTATACTCAAAATTCCAATGACAAATATTAGAATTCCTAATGAAGATAACAGCACTCCCCATTTGTCTAAATCTGAAAATTTCATTGATGGCGGGAAGTATTTCAATTTTCGGGACAATAAAAGAATAATTATTATAATGATCAGCTCAAGTCCAAAACCCCATCTCCAGCTGAAGAAAGTAGTTAAAAATCCTCCTACAAGTGGGCCAAAACCCGCACCGGCAGTAGCTAATGATGTCCTTATTCCCAGTGCAAATTCACGATTCTTTCCACTATAGATGCCCACTATGATGGAAGCAGTAGCCGGTGTCATCAGAGCTGCTCCCATTCCTTCTAAGATGGACCACCCAATTAATAACATGGTGGAGTTAACACTCAAAGCAGCAATGGCTGTTCCAAATCCAAAAATAACCGCCCCAATTACGTATGTTTCTCTTCTGCCCACCAAATCCTGCATCTTACCTCCGAGAAGCATTAAAGAAGCCATGGTCAGAGCATAAACACTGATAATTATCTGTATGGTAGGTATAGTGGTGTTCAAATCTACCACCAGATTGCCAATAGCTACATTCATAAATGTAGAATCAAGTGCAATAATAAATGAAGATAATGAAACAATTAAAATAGCAGTCCAACCTGTTTCAGAAGGATTAGATTTATTGTCCAATACAATTTCTCCAGATATTAATTCTTAATGATACAATAAGTAAATTTTTTTAAAATAAAGGATAGAATATTGATTAAATCTATATACTAAACTTACTAAACTGTAATTTTCGTTTATTTAAAATACATTCCCCTAAAATAAAAAAAATTATTTAATGTTAGTGAGTGCTTGTGACTCTAATTTTTTAATATCCCCACTTGGAGAATATTGATACAAATTTGCATAAGTTGGGGCGGAATCTTTGTTTTTAGGGGGTGCAACGACCACAAATGTCATAGTACATTTATTTTTATCAATCCAGGTACCTGAATTTATATAGACTTGTTTTTCTCCTTTTTCATTGAAAGAAGTTATGGCTCGTGCCTCATGAGAATGACCAAATATAACAATTCTTTTATCAGAATCCGGATTTTTGAAGAATTGGACGCCTGATTGATCATCAAGATGACTGGCAAAAGCTCCCTTCAGAACTGCTTCATCTGTAGGAATTTTAACCGGAACTAAATTGTTACTTTGTCTTTCATCCCAGCCTTCAATAATCCCGTTATATAATTTAACGTCAATAGGACCATCTTCTGAGTTTTGGTAGGGTAAAAGATCAGCTATAGCATAACAGTCACTGAATCCATCGATACCCGTATTTATGGCCTTTTTATCAAGTCCTTCTTCTACCGGGAAATCAGAGATAAGGCCTTTCCAAACATTCCAATAAAGGAAATATAGAAATTGGGTTTCTCCCAGATCATTTTTTTGAACTGGTGGAAAATTAATATCTAATTTAGGGCGGCCCTGAACAACTGAACTGGTGGCCATTCTGGTAAAGAAGTATCCTGGAGGTAGTATGGTGTCAGTTTGGGTTAAAGTCTGGTTGGAATAATCCGGGGCACAGTAAAAATTGTATCGATGCCCGTGTTCAATGACCAGTTCTGGGAAATCAGAAGGAGTATATACTCCCAAACCCCTCACGTCGCGAGTTTCAGATATTCCGGGCATTATGCTTTGAATATCCTCAGAATCTATTAATAAATCATGATTTCCAGGCACATAAGTAACTTTTACTTGGCCGTCTTTTATTATATGGTTAAATGCATCAAAAACTGGTTTATTGTTAGAAGCTACGGCTTTGGTAAAGTCTAACTGGGTTTTTCCATTGAATGTATCTAAATGCATGGGGATGAACCATTCATCAATCAAATCACCGGCTACCACCAGTTCTTTTACATTAGGGGATGTTCTAATATGTTCTAAAAAGTTTATCAGAGCATCACGGTTACTGGTAAGTTCAGCATAAGCATCATTGGCCCCTAAATGGAGATCACTGATACATATTATCAATGTCCTTTGATTATCTAAATCAGAAATACCTTCTGAATTCAGATTAAATGAATAATCCACCGCAAAATAAGTAGCAAATTCTTCTCTTATCGGTGCTCCACTTACCGATTTTACTTGTTCTGTAATAGAAAGTTTATATTCATCACCTTCTGAAATGGCCTCTAATTTATTGATATAGATAAGAGATGGTGAATTCTCATCCAAATCTATTACATCACCCATATCTTCTTCTTTCCCATCAGATTTAACTTTATAAAGTTTTATTCCATCTTTAACAGTATCCATATCTAAATCTTCACTGAATATTAATTCTATGCATTCTGTAGAATCAATAACCGATGGATCTTCCACTTTATCACTGAAAGGAATGTTCGTTTTAACATTTAAAAATGATTTAACAGTTTTTTTAGAATCCAAAGAATAAACCCCATTTTTTTATAATAGTTAATGTGGTAGAGCTTAGATAATTAATTTTCTAAAATATTTGCTCCTTAAAAAATCTCTTCTATCCAAAGCTAATAGGAACTTAAATTAAAACATAAGTTTAGCCTTGGAATAAATATCTGAAAACATTTTTTTTAATAATTAAAAATTAAGGTATAATAAATTGTTAGTAATTAAAATTAAGGCTTGATAAAAAAAATCAGAAATATGTTAAAAAAAAGAAATAAGGGAATAAACCCTTATTTAAATATTATTTAGTTGTTAGGACAGTTTTTATAGTTATTATTAAGTTTAGAACCAGTTTTAACGTTTTTTAGACCGTACTGGTACTTTTTCGAGGTAGTTGATTTAGCTGCCACAACTTTAGCTGTGTTTTTCTGTCCATGCTGATACTTGTGCTGACCTAAATTAGCTACAGATTTACCGCTTTTCTGTCCATTCTGGTACTTGTGTTGCTCATCACAGTCACAAGAACCCGTTTTTGTACAGTTTGCTTTGGTACAGTTTTTTAACTTTTCTTGAGCAGTAGTCTGGTTATTCAGTGCAGTCTGATTTTGAACCGTTTGTTGGGTGGTATTGTTAATTTGATCCGCCGCGAAAATCGGTACTAAACTGACCGTCATAACCAGTGCACATATTAAGG contains:
- a CDS encoding MFS transporter; translated protein: MDNKSNPSETGWTAILIVSLSSFIIALDSTFMNVAIGNLVVDLNTTIPTIQIIISVYALTMASLMLLGGKMQDLVGRRETYVIGAVIFGFGTAIAALSVNSTMLLIGWSILEGMGAALMTPATASIIVGIYSGKNREFALGIRTSLATAGAGFGPLVGGFLTTFFSWRWGFGLELIIIIIILLLSRKLKYFPPSMKFSDLDKWGVLLSSLGILIFVIGILSINSIENLEVPAFIMGIGILLLILFYFREKRVINRDEMPLTDIRLFRNRNFALGTLCRLVLNLALAGAVFILPVFFQQETGADAFTTGLAILPLTIGVLIFSLASSKISNRIAPHHLISIGFLIALLSSYYLSSQFDLDTHVYNIIPGTLFLGMGLGLALPLTANVILSSASSDKQADATGIMSTSSNLGSAMGTAVIGIILILGTINGLYSAYDQVYPGQFTKSEINQKLDIYQEKKNTTTYEVLQGNKNSLLYTIINKTVRSAMKTAFVFVSIIFLISFIISLFIKPLKLQ
- a CDS encoding PAS domain S-box protein; protein product: MVKVLIVEDKSIESRGLKRTLESFGYEVPYVASSNKEAVEKVLEIKTDLILIDIVKGDIGSIETVSKIKKLDIPVIFLTAHSKEIKIEKIKLTEPHEFIFKPYTPLELKYAIELAIYKKQMKNELNECINNEFLGNIMENIPNMIFIKSADKLQFEMVNKAGEELLGHSREELVGKTDYDFFPKEEADFFTQKDREVLQNKKLLDIPEEIIETKNFGQRVLHTKKIPIFNKEGNPQYLLGISEDITELKKTEKSLVNAKYNAELNVKERSAEKLESEEELRVSLYNRSLLEVNIDPLFIIGPDGKITDLNKAVELVTGYARDQIIGRDFSDYFTNPDKARTIYKEVFLEGFVKDYPLEIRHKNGDITPVLYNASIYKDEKDQIIGVFAAARDITERKNAEIQIQRLANIIGSSDDAIISKTLEGMITSWNRGAEAIYGYSSEEVVGKNSSMLAPNHLKEERKQITEKIKEGIRVFHHDTTRIRKDGTEINLSISESPLLDAYGNLIGISTIQRDITDRKNAEEALKFIQLYTRSLLEVNIDPLFIIGPDGKITDLNKSVELVTGYSRDQIISTDFSVYFTDSDKAKKVYEEVFLKGSVKDYPLEIKHKNGDITPVLYNASIYKDEKDQVIGVFAAARDITQLKKVEEQLQEHMDNLEITVEKRTNELTNANILLKDEIKERKEAEKQLLKAIKEKEMLLREIHHRVYNNMQIISSLLSLESSQVFDKRDNSLFMKAQDRITSMGLIHGILYQSNDLSSIKFKEYLTSLASQLFTIYASDSNIKFVTDIVDTSLNMETAIPLGLIINELVINSLKYAFPDSEGEIFISLHSKGEEIELIIKDNGVGLPEGMGIKKPTKLGFELVNSLIKQLEAKIEFNRNHGSEFKIKFKELQYEERL
- a CDS encoding metallophosphoesterase, which codes for MDSKKTVKSFLNVKTNIPFSDKVEDPSVIDSTECIELIFSEDLDMDTVKDGIKLYKVKSDGKEEDMGDVIDLDENSPSLIYINKLEAISEGDEYKLSITEQVKSVSGAPIREEFATYFAVDYSFNLNSEGISDLDNQRTLIICISDLHLGANDAYAELTSNRDALINFLEHIRTSPNVKELVVAGDLIDEWFIPMHLDTFNGKTQLDFTKAVASNNKPVFDAFNHIIKDGQVKVTYVPGNHDLLIDSEDIQSIMPGISETRDVRGLGVYTPSDFPELVIEHGHRYNFYCAPDYSNQTLTQTDTILPPGYFFTRMATSSVVQGRPKLDINFPPVQKNDLGETQFLYFLYWNVWKGLISDFPVEEGLDKKAINTGIDGFSDCYAIADLLPYQNSEDGPIDVKLYNGIIEGWDERQSNNLVPVKIPTDEAVLKGAFASHLDDQSGVQFFKNPDSDKRIVIFGHSHEARAITSFNEKGEKQVYINSGTWIDKNKCTMTFVVVAPPKNKDSAPTYANLYQYSPSGDIKKLESQALTNIK